Proteins from a single region of Pseudomonadota bacterium:
- a CDS encoding AMP-binding protein, producing MNNGHWMTAKDVLRVNAFKWPDKIGIKDMNKAYTFKQWDDRACRLANALADMGLKKGERFAVLAYNCVEWLEIYAAAAKGGFVCVPIMFRLAQPEMEYILGHCEAKILIVQGGKDRDGAELPWIAMADGMKKNLPTVEKYISFAIDNPHFDGFASYEDVIAAASGQEPAVSVDADDIWVIMYTGGTTGRPKGVMKSHANLFAQYFIMVYDHQFNFDDTNLLVMPCCHVNSLFYSFVVTWVGGTVMAYNMVSFNPENLLKTFAEHKITFTSLVPTHYIMLLALPDEVKAKFDVTCVKKLLCSSAPARRDTKLGILKMFPNSNLYEAYGSTEAGIVTVLKPHEQMTKLGSIGREVMGTDILKLYDEDGNLVTKPNEVGELYSRSSMLFEGYWKDPEKTAAAMKGEYFSAGDMAYIDEDGYYTLVDRKANMIISGGENIFPSEVENCVGGHPAVKDVAVIGVPHEKWGEQVTAIVVLHENQTATPDEISGFCKGKIAGFKVPKNVILIKDSEMPRSAAGKILHRILREQFGKWSDHT from the coding sequence ATGAACAATGGTCACTGGATGACGGCAAAGGATGTTTTGAGGGTAAATGCCTTCAAATGGCCTGACAAGATTGGCATCAAAGACATGAACAAGGCGTATACCTTTAAGCAGTGGGATGACCGGGCATGCAGGCTTGCAAATGCCCTTGCCGATATGGGTCTTAAGAAAGGCGAGAGATTTGCAGTACTTGCATACAACTGTGTGGAATGGCTCGAGATATATGCTGCTGCTGCAAAAGGCGGGTTTGTTTGTGTACCGATTATGTTCAGGCTCGCACAACCGGAAATGGAGTATATCCTTGGTCACTGTGAGGCAAAGATTTTAATCGTGCAGGGCGGGAAAGACAGAGACGGAGCTGAACTCCCATGGATAGCCATGGCAGACGGGATGAAGAAAAACCTTCCAACAGTAGAAAAATATATATCTTTTGCAATAGATAATCCCCACTTCGACGGTTTTGCATCTTATGAGGATGTAATTGCAGCGGCAAGCGGGCAAGAGCCTGCGGTATCAGTTGATGCGGATGATATCTGGGTTATTATGTATACGGGCGGAACAACAGGAAGGCCAAAGGGCGTTATGAAAAGCCATGCCAACCTCTTTGCCCAGTATTTTATTATGGTCTATGACCATCAGTTTAATTTTGATGATACAAACCTGCTTGTAATGCCTTGCTGCCACGTAAACTCACTTTTTTACTCCTTTGTTGTCACCTGGGTAGGCGGTACTGTCATGGCATATAATATGGTGAGTTTCAATCCTGAAAACCTCCTGAAAACCTTTGCAGAACACAAGATTACCTTTACCTCTCTTGTTCCGACCCATTACATTATGCTCCTTGCACTCCCGGATGAAGTAAAGGCAAAATTTGATGTAACGTGTGTGAAGAAGCTTCTCTGTTCTTCAGCACCGGCAAGAAGGGATACAAAGCTCGGAATTCTAAAAATGTTTCCGAATTCAAATCTTTATGAAGCATACGGGTCTACGGAAGCAGGTATTGTCACTGTATTGAAGCCCCATGAACAAATGACGAAACTCGGCTCCATCGGACGTGAAGTTATGGGCACGGATATTTTGAAACTTTATGACGAAGACGGAAACCTTGTCACAAAACCGAATGAGGTGGGCGAACTCTACTCAAGAAGCTCCATGCTCTTTGAAGGTTACTGGAAAGACCCTGAAAAAACTGCGGCGGCGATGAAAGGAGAGTACTTCAGCGCAGGCGACATGGCTTACATTGATGAGGACGGATACTATACACTCGTTGACAGGAAAGCCAACATGATTATCTCCGGCGGTGAAAACATATTCCCCTCTGAAGTTGAAAACTGTGTCGGCGGGCACCCGGCCGTAAAAGACGTTGCAGTTATCGGCGTACCACATGAAAAATGGGGTGAGCAGGTTACTGCTATAGTTGTTCTCCATGAAAATCAGACTGCGACACCTGATGAGATTTCCGGTTTCTGTAAAGGCAAGATCGCCGGATTCAAGGTTCCGAAGAATGTAATCCTGATAAAAGATTCGGAGATGCCGAGAAGCGCAGCCGGCAAAATCCTTCACAGGATATTAAGAGAACAGTTTGGTAAGTGGAGTGATCACACGTAA
- a CDS encoding HD domain-containing protein, whose amino-acid sequence MRKDIFVKDIKKEGIDVNDLFIVSKKNIFTGKNNAKYMSIELKDKTGSIEGKVWENVDNINKLFEKNDLVFVKAKMRLYQEKPQLTVSDIRRFDNVVNLEDMSAFFPEAEPGIDNLKKVFFQLLNEIEEPHIASLFSALIRRNDILEKFFLFPASIGVHHVYLGGLLEHSLSMAQMGKNAADITGADKDIIIAGSLLHDIGKVEELCVKGGFQYSDRGRLMGHIALGTIMFEEIAKEVNEFPEHISDMLAHIIISHHGVEEWGSPKKPMSIEALIVHYLDDLDAKVMGVKEHMKENMADKKWTEYHKLYESRFYKLPER is encoded by the coding sequence GTGAGAAAAGACATATTTGTTAAGGATATTAAAAAGGAAGGCATCGATGTCAACGATCTTTTTATCGTTTCGAAAAAGAATATTTTTACAGGTAAAAACAATGCAAAATATATGAGTATAGAACTCAAGGACAAAACCGGCAGCATTGAAGGCAAAGTCTGGGAGAATGTAGATAACATAAATAAACTTTTTGAAAAGAACGATCTTGTCTTTGTTAAGGCAAAAATGCGTTTATACCAGGAAAAACCTCAACTGACTGTATCTGACATAAGGAGATTTGACAATGTGGTCAATCTGGAAGATATGAGTGCATTTTTCCCGGAAGCTGAACCGGGGATTGACAATTTGAAAAAGGTTTTTTTTCAGCTCTTGAACGAAATAGAAGAACCCCATATAGCTTCTTTATTCTCTGCACTCATCAGAAGGAATGACATCCTGGAAAAATTCTTTTTATTCCCGGCTTCTATAGGTGTGCACCATGTCTATCTGGGCGGGCTCCTTGAACACTCTCTGTCAATGGCACAAATGGGTAAAAATGCAGCTGACATAACAGGTGCGGATAAAGATATCATCATAGCAGGGAGCCTTCTGCATGATATCGGAAAAGTCGAAGAACTTTGCGTAAAAGGCGGCTTCCAATACTCTGACAGAGGAAGGCTGATGGGTCACATAGCCCTCGGTACCATAATGTTTGAAGAAATTGCAAAAGAGGTGAACGAATTTCCGGAGCATATATCGGATATGCTTGCGCACATCATTATCAGCCATCATGGAGTTGAAGAGTGGGGTTCTCCGAAAAAACCCATGTCAATAGAAGCTCTCATTGTACACTACCTTGATGATCTCGACGCCAAGGTTATGGGCGTAAAAGAGCACATGAAAGAAAATATGGCAGACAAAAAATGGACAGAATACCACAAATTGTACGAATCAAGATTCTATAAACTTCCTGAAAGGTAA
- the thiL gene encoding thiamine-phosphate kinase has protein sequence MEIKENELIRRLKRFERSSKEILRGIGDDGAVAEMEQGSYVFVQDGLAEHIHFDFAFLDSYYLGKKAIYVNVSDILSMGAEPLYFLVTIGIPEHITYKQINRLYNGMARTAKEFNIILLGGDTIETKSDFFIDVSMIGKLVTNRYLGRDSAKEGDLIGVTGSLGESAYGLSLLQKGIKAKSSNRFINRHINPKPPYGLWKELIKNDITNAMMDISDGLVIDLERMMKESGKSARINLECIPIPDVLKRKGLERLALGGGEDYELLFTFSPQKLQAIKNIIKKGFPISTIGEVAKGKGVKILKDGKVIRPDIKGYEHFGAHL, from the coding sequence ATGGAAATAAAAGAAAATGAACTTATAAGACGTCTTAAAAGGTTTGAAAGATCATCTAAGGAAATATTGAGAGGTATCGGCGATGACGGGGCAGTTGCCGAAATGGAACAGGGTTCCTATGTTTTTGTACAGGATGGGCTTGCAGAGCATATTCATTTTGATTTTGCCTTTTTAGACAGCTATTATTTAGGCAAGAAAGCTATATATGTAAATGTCTCCGATATCCTTTCCATGGGGGCTGAGCCGCTCTATTTTCTCGTTACAATCGGCATCCCGGAACATATCACATACAAACAGATAAACAGGCTTTATAATGGCATGGCCAGGACTGCAAAGGAATTCAACATAATCCTCCTCGGCGGGGATACGATAGAAACAAAGAGCGATTTTTTTATTGATGTTTCTATGATAGGGAAACTTGTAACCAACAGATATCTCGGCAGAGACAGTGCGAAAGAAGGCGATCTGATAGGGGTGACCGGCAGTCTCGGTGAAAGTGCATACGGTTTGAGCCTCCTGCAAAAAGGTATAAAAGCAAAAAGTTCAAACAGATTCATAAATAGACACATAAATCCCAAACCTCCATATGGCCTGTGGAAGGAATTGATAAAAAATGATATAACTAATGCGATGATGGATATAAGCGACGGGTTGGTTATCGACCTGGAAAGGATGATGAAGGAAAGCGGGAAATCTGCAAGAATAAATCTGGAGTGCATACCCATACCGGATGTTCTGAAAAGAAAAGGTCTTGAACGTCTTGCACTGGGTGGTGGCGAAGACTACGAACTGCTCTTTACCTTTTCCCCACAGAAGCTTCAGGCAATCAAGAATATCATAAAGAAGGGTTTTCCTATCTCCACAATAGGTGAGGTAGCTAAGGGAAAAGGTGTAAAAATCTTAAAAGACGGAAAGGTCATAAGGCCTGATATCAAAGGCTATGAACACTTTGGGGCACACCTGTGA